The Trichosurus vulpecula isolate mTriVul1 chromosome 3, mTriVul1.pri, whole genome shotgun sequence genome includes a window with the following:
- the MFSD2B gene encoding major facilitator superfamily domain-containing protein 2B, with amino-acid sequence MATSSWGPSPGPGPQTLEKEEEAPQVRPSGPASLRLGSPAGHLSVISKLCYSIGGAPNQAASSAVAFYLQLFLLDVARIPAAQASLVLFVGKLLGAAADPVAGFLISRSPWTRLGRLTPWILGCSPFLALTYFFLWFLPPIAHLRGLWYGAFYGLFQALSTLLQVPYSALTMFLTQDQQERDSATAYRMTMEMAGTLTGATVHGLIVAGAHKTPRCPEANLTDPLLSLASITSPHTSQLYMTAAGVIAGTYPLCTALLTLGTTEEEDLYILEQQRVPFFQGLGHTLQHQPYQKLVASFLFITAAVQVQQSYLVLFCTHAAPLSTHVQSLVLLVLVAAVLSTPFWEWFLQRVGKKATAYGIGAMVPSAVMLAAAPTVPVAYAVAFVSGASISVASLLPWSMLPDIVDDFRLHKLPLTGLETIFYSSYVFFTKLSGAGALGISTLSLEFAGYESGACKQSDKVIIMLKVLIGAVPTSMVLIGLAILSLYPITEQRRQETAHRLDMLRKEVPMSSNSGPSEAQGGAADP; translated from the exons ATGGCAACTTCCTCATGGGGCCccagccccggccccggcccccaGACcctagagaaggaagaggaggccccTCAGGTGAGG CCTTCAGGCCCAGCCTCGCTAAGACTT GGCAGTCCTGCTGGGCACCTCTCAGTGATCTCTAAGCTCTGTTACAGCATTGGGGGGGCCCCCAACCAGGCAGCCTCCAGTGCGGTGGCCTTCTACCTACAGCTGTTCCTGCTAGATGTGGCCAGG ATCCCCGCAGCTCAAGCTTCTCTTGTCCTGTTTGTGGGTAAGCTCTTGGGGGCCGCAGCTGACCCCGTGGCTGGATTCCTCATCAGCCGGAGCCCGTGGACTCGCCTGGGCCGCCTTACACCCTG GATCCTGGGCTGTTCACCTTTTCTGGCCCTCACCTACTTCTTCCTGTGGTTCCTGCCCCCCATTGCCCATCTTCGAGGTCTCTGGTATGGAGCTTTCTACGGCCTCTTTCAGGCCCTCTCCACG CTGCTCCAGGTCCCATACTCTGCCCTCACTATGTTCCTCACTCAGGACCAGCAGGAGCGAGATTCGGCCACTGCCTACC GGATGACCATGGAGATGGCTGGGACGCTGACCGGAGCCACAGTTCATGGCCTCATTGTGGCTGGTGCCCACAAGACCCCCAGATGTCCCGAGGCCAATCTCACTGATCCGCTTCTGTCTCTGGCTTCCATTACCTCCCCCCACACA AGCCAGCTTTACATGACTGCCGCCGGGGTCATTGCAGGAACCTACCCCCTGTGCACAGCCCTGCTTACCCTGGGCACCACAGAGGAAGAGG ATCTTTACATCCTCGAGCAGCAGAGGGTCCCATTCTTCCAGGGGCTCGGCCACACCctccagcatcagccataccagAAGCTTGTGGCTTCCTTCCTGTTCATCACTGCTGCTGTCCAG GTTCAGCAGAGCTACCTCGTCCTGTTTTGCACCCATGCGGCACCCCTGAGTACCCATGTGCAGAGCCTGGTGCTGCTGGTGCTG GTGGCAGCTGTCCTGAGCACCCCATTCTGGGAATGGTTCCTACAGAGAGTTGGAAAGAAGGCAACGGCGTATGGGATTGGG gCAATGGTTCCCTCTGCAGTCATGTTGGCAGCGGCCCCTACTGTCCCCGTGGCCTATGCTGTGGCCTTTGTGTCAGGCGCCAGCATCTCTGTGGCCTCGCTGCTCCCCTG GTCCATGCTGCCAGACATTGTGGATGACTTCAGACTCCACAAGCTTCCTCTGACGGGCTTGGAGACCATCTTTTACTCCTCCTATGTCTTCTTCACAAAGCTGTCAGGGGCTGGGGCTCTGGGCATCTCAACCCTGAGCTTGGA GTTTGCAGGGTATGAGTCTGGTGCCTGTAAGCAGTCTGACAAGGTGATCATCATGCTCAAAGTGCTGATCGGCGCTGTCCCCACCAGCATGGTCCTGATAGGTCTGGCCATTCTGTCCCTATACCCCATCACTGAGCAGCGGCGCCAAGAGACTGCTCACAGGCTGGATATGCTGAG GAAGGAGGTGCCCATGTCCAGTAACTCCGGTCCTAGTGAAGCCCAGGGTGGAGCTGCTGATCCCTGA